The following are encoded in a window of Rosa chinensis cultivar Old Blush chromosome 4, RchiOBHm-V2, whole genome shotgun sequence genomic DNA:
- the LOC112198521 gene encoding outer envelope pore protein 16, chloroplastic isoform X2 encodes MSRPKNDRAIDLGSPLLNDIADAFLKSATIGVTKAAAEDTYYAVKRGSVSSQDFEYTLKNMCKEGAYYGTVAGVFVTTEYGLESVRGRRDWFLLYSLKLLCSSNTSIGHNAHISSYMLILNL; translated from the exons ATGAGTCGCCCCAAGAATGACCGGGCAATAGACCTGGGTAGTCCATTGCTCAATGACATCGCCGATGCTTTCTTGAAGAGCGCAACC ATCGGTGTTACCAAAGCTGCTGCAGAGGATACTTACTATGCCGTCAAAAGGG GGAGCGTTTCAAGTCAGGACTTTGAGTACACT TTGAAGAATATGTGTAAAGAAGGTGCATATTATG GAACTGTTGCTGGAGTTTTTGTGACGACGGAGTATGGTCTGGAGAGTGTTCGTGGCAGAAGAGACTGG TTTTTGCTGTACAGCTTGAAGCTCCTATGTTCCTCAAATACCTCAATCGGTCATAATGCTCATATCAGTTCGTACATGCTGATTCTGAATTTATAA
- the LOC112200899 gene encoding cysteine proteinase inhibitor B — protein sequence MALIKSPAARLAAVTVLISLLFAVSHGYGGIVGGRRPVEDVKTNKEVQELGRFSVAEYNRMQRKSLRSNGGGELQFREVVEAETQVVSGIKYYLKVSTVRNGGPPLLFDSQVVVKPWLRSKRLLNFAPHN from the coding sequence ATGGCTTTGATAAAATCACCGGCGGCGAGGCTCGCAGCAGTGACGGTCCTGATCTCGCTCCTCTTTGCGGTGTCGCACGGCTACGGTGGCATAGTCGGCGGAAGGAGGCCGGTCGAGGACGTGAAGACGAACAAGGAGGTGCAGGAGCTGGGGAGGTTCTCGGTGGCGGAGTACAATCGCATGCAGAGGAAGAGCTTACGGAGCAACGGCGGCGGAGAGCTTCAGTTCAGGGAGGTGGTGGAGGCGGAGACTCAGGTGGTTTCGGGGATCAAGTACTATCTCAAGGTCTCCACCGTCAGGAATGGAGGACCTCCTTTGTTGTTTGATTCTCAGGTTGTCGTCAAGCCGTGGCTCCGCTCCAAGCGATTGCTCAACTTTGCGCCTCAcaattaa
- the LOC112198521 gene encoding outer envelope pore protein 16-1, chloroplastic isoform X1, whose product MSRPKNDRAIDLGSPLLNDIADAFLKSATIGVTKAAAEDTYYAVKRGSVSSQDFEYTLKNMCKEGAYYGTVAGVFVTTEYGLESVRGRRDWKNTMIAGAMTGAVMSAVNKNNKDKILVDAMVAGTIAGAALFLRNLATGSLHK is encoded by the exons ATGAGTCGCCCCAAGAATGACCGGGCAATAGACCTGGGTAGTCCATTGCTCAATGACATCGCCGATGCTTTCTTGAAGAGCGCAACC ATCGGTGTTACCAAAGCTGCTGCAGAGGATACTTACTATGCCGTCAAAAGGG GGAGCGTTTCAAGTCAGGACTTTGAGTACACT TTGAAGAATATGTGTAAAGAAGGTGCATATTATG GAACTGTTGCTGGAGTTTTTGTGACGACGGAGTATGGTCTGGAGAGTGTTCGTGGCAGAAGAGACTGG AAGAATACCATGATTGCGGGTGCAATGACAGGGGCTGTGATGTCTGCAGTGAACAAAAACAACAAGGACAAAATTCTGGTGGATGCAATGGTTGCAGGTACCATTGCAGGTGCTGCATTATTCCTCAGAAATCTTGCCACAGGATCTCTCCACAAGTAG